The region GGGGAGGGATAACTCAAGATGTAACAGGTTTTGTTGCATCAACATTATATAGAGGGATCCATTGGATTTTTATCCCTACTACTTTTTTAGCCCAAGCAGATAGTTCTATTGGAAGTAAAACATCACTAAATTTTGAAACTTATAAAAATATTTTAGGTGGTTTTTATCCTCCAAACACAATATATATAGCACCTATTTTTTTAAAAACATTAACAAAAAAAGATTTTTTTAGTGGGATAGGAGAGGTTATAAAGTTCGCTCTTTTAGAAGAATCTTATCCTAAAAAAATCGATTCAATAATCAAAACAATTGAAGATTTAAAAAATGACAAAAATATTTTAAAGACTATTTTCAATACTATGAAAATCAAAAAAGCATATATTGATGAAGATGAATTTGATATAGGGAAAAGAAATCTTTTTAACTATGGTCATTGTTTTGGACATGCACTAGAAAATAGTTCTTCATATAAAATTCCCCATGGAATTGCCGTAACAATAGGTATGATTTTTGCTAATATTATCTCTTTTAATAGAGGCTTAATAAGCAAAAATATTTTTAATAAACTTAAT is a window of Halarcobacter sp. DNA encoding:
- a CDS encoding AroB-related putative sugar phosphate phospholyase (cyclizing); protein product: MKKLILNSNIHNYEVKFKNDLEFINKLIDIKKKVFIIDKNIYNLYKQYFTKIQENRLYIFDAIEEKKTLESVQNMYKFLAKFDEKRNITLISIGGGITQDVTGFVASTLYRGIHWIFIPTTFLAQADSSIGSKTSLNFETYKNILGGFYPPNTIYIAPIFLKTLTKKDFFSGIGEVIKFALLEESYPKKIDSIIKTIEDLKNDKNILKTIFNTMKIKKAYIDEDEFDIGKRNLFNYGHCFGHALENSSSYKIPHGIAVTIGMIFANIISFNRGLISKNIFNKLNKKLFLPNIPIKLKDTYFNPKVLLESMKNDKKRIGKDLTIIIPIDNDIRATKIDNLTFEEFNKTLDELIKILGLK